The DNA region GCTCTATTAATTGCTTTTTTGTTACTTCTTGAAATTGCATGTGGATTTAGCGTAAGCTTAAATTTTAAATGCCCCTTCATGTTGGCTCCAAACAGaggttttgtttttcttttttataaactttttagCAGGGATAGGACGAGGAGGGGTTGGTTTTTATGTTCACACAAGTTTGGGGatcttttttgtgtgtgtgatgtgcttcaactatttttaatatatattcgTGCTTGATGTTTACTTCAAATCATAATAATTCACTATGGTCAAGTGATTAAATGAAGTAAGAAAggatattaattaatcatgattaagtaATAGTAGTAATTTAAATCTGAACACATGTCATGCATCTACTGATTTGGTGTAAGCATCAGATATGGATAAGTTTTTACCTATTTTGGGAGTACCTGCTACATGTATATTGGGTGAAAATTTAGGGGGTGAAAAGTTGttcacaaatcacacgtacTAATGGAACAGTTCTGTTAAAAGTAGTTTAAACTCTAAgctcgtttggtatgatggataagcaaaaataatcCTGGAATAAAAATTTAGTGCCGCCTTATTCCACatttggttggaataaaaacTCGGGATAACTAATTCCGgaattagttatcccgggattatagttttttttttttcccacattGAGGGTGGAATAATAATTCCGAGATAACTAAtttcgggattagttatcccgggataacttgTTTTCTAACCGAACGAGCCCTTAAATATCCCCACTTCTTTGGGCTTACTTTTTGTTCTCTTTAAAGCTTTATGCATGGAGCATCATAACTCCAATTTCcaacaaaatacaaaaacaaaTCAAACAACGACACCAGACAATTATCCATTCCtttatattataattaataattacataaaaacatGTACATTCTGAACGGGAAAATAGTTAGAAATTAAAGATCTTTCCTGCATTTTCTCTCTCAATAAATCGAACATCTTGCAAGACTACTTCTTATGGCTTGAGACATCAGAATCTTTTTGGAGAACATAAACATGCCTGCATATAGAAAATCaaccaagaaaataaaaaggtcATCAAAATTCTAAGAAGATATAGGAAGAGAAAAACTCAATTGAAACACCATTTTTCCCTTATACTTCCTCCATCgcaatttatgtggcatcatttgactaggcacgaagtttaagaaagaaagaaatatttctgaaatttatggtccaaaacaagccttacaTAAATGTGTGACggtaaattatctcataaagttaaattgtttcgtgatattatttttggaataaacaaaaaaaaactatgacacataaattgagacagaaggAGACTATTTGAAATAGGTCAATTTTACTCTTTACATAAACTGAAGCTCAAGGTTACTTTATTTGACGTTTTCCCTTCCATAAATTAATAGTTTTTCATTATTCTTAAGAAAAAGACATATAACCAATAAAGTAGTGAAGAGACGAAAAATTCATACATTGAAGCAACGTCTTCTTCTCTGATGtcttttcaagactttattcaaTTTAGCAGCCATTTCTCTACGTGAAAGAATTTGCCCAGCTGGTGAGCTTAGGAACACGTGGCTTCTTTCAAATGGAGGAGACCACAAGCCACTTTTAGAgtaatcaaaatcaaactctgTTAAATCAGAAAATTTTGAGAGCAGTCTCTCTGACACTGACTTAGAAACCAATTGAATTTTCAATGGAGAAGAAATTGAAGCTTCATGATCTTGCCATGAACATGGTGAAGAGGAAGATAATGAGATTTCAGACATGGTGGACATTTcttttacttaatttttttaagaagtACCCTCaaagaaagaagcaaaaagTGAGGGGGTACATAAAAGCAGACTAGATTTTAGAGAAGGATATAAAAAGGAATGCAAGGTAAGGACTTGTATGGATGTATGCAATAATGGAGAGGGGAAAAAAGAAAGCGGACGTGGGTAGCATCATTATAAATTGAGGCTCATATTTGGTGTTACGATATCAATATGGTATATAGTTGCACTCACATACACAGTTGTCAATGAAGTGAGTTGAGAAAATTATATATGAGGTTTCAATAGACAAAAAAAGTTAGATCATTTCTTTATATTTGTTAAAGTCTTAGTGGATAAAATTATTCAGTATCTTATAAAATTAATGAGATACAGACAAATTTTCGATAcccaattattttaaaaaaaacaaatggtATATGGCCTTGTAGCCTTGTAGGGGTTGGTGAGTGGGCGTTACATTATACATGCTTGAACTCATATTATTTTGCTAAGTTTTTCTAATCTTAAGTTTTGGAAAGGTTAATGATTCCAATATATGTCACGTTTTCTTCTTGGTGGAgaagttctttcttttttctttctcggTGTTGAATCCTGGTATCTTAATTTCCTATGACAAGTAATAATTAATGCCTTACATATACGAGAGTGGTGGTCCTCATTCTTATTCCCctcccaaaaaatttaaaactaataTTCCTCGAGTTCAATTTATTTAATGTAGTTTAATTTAATCTAGTTtagaagaattaaaatttaTGATAATAAACATGCTAGTATAATAGTTTACATAAGCACAATACTTCAATCAATTCCTCTTCTTCAAGATTTCAATTGTTTGTGATGCTTCTTTAAGAATTCTGATATACTCTGTATTTCAATCAAACGAAAGTAATCTATTTATAATGAACTTCAACTTgtttgggtgtgcgaacaaacaAAGTTACCAGTACCAATTTAgtcgtttttttttaaatatgcgGAAAacaataagtaaaataattacGGTTTATAAGGTGTTGGGAAAaatgttcaaaacacactcaaactatagCCAAAGTTGCTATAACACACCtaaactttgcgggggtcctatgacacccctggacttattttttgtgtattattgacgCTTTCAAATGGACAAAGTCACCCAAACTCATACGCGTGTATGCACGTGCTCATAAAAAGTTATAATCAGACGGgtccttttcatttcttttcttttccaaaatttcaaacccaAAAGCTCTCACCTCCCACTCAATTTCTACCCAAATCAGATGTGTAATCACTCAAATCATACCATTTTATTCTGCATAAATGGTTTTGAATCACACTTAAACTAAGTTTAGCTTGCAACATTGCGGTGAATTTTGACCCGAAATCGTCGATTTATCTTCAAGGTTGTGTCAAACTTTAGTGAACTAAAAAAATACAAGGTTAGTCGTGTTCCTTGTCACTATTGTACAcgtaaagtttatttttttctatattatataggatttgtGACATTGTCGTCTGGATTTCTAGGGTTTGTTGAACAATTATGGTTTTTTTCTAGTTTAAATTGGGCTTAAGAGGTGTGTAATCTTATGTTGTGTAGTATTGCTGTTGTAGGTGTGTCCAATTAATTTTCACCCCAAAATCTGATTTTATACACTGTTTGGCCTTCTATTGTCACCTGTCTgaatttaattgttgttatttgatgtgtgtgtTGGGTACTGATTGTTGTTGGCCatctattgttgttgtatgtgtGTGGTATTTATTGTTTGTACTATTATTGAATTGTAATTTCAGGTATGAGTGGGTTTATATTGGTAACATCTTGAGATAGTAAAACCATGGTGGGGTTTTGATGTTCGTAAAGTTTGGAACCAAACAAAGATGAGGCGGACAAATGCTCGAGTTTTTGGATGTTGACGTGGATAgatgtcctttttttttgaactaAGGGACTATATTAAAGAACTAGGGTATACTAGAAGTTGCTCATTTTGTGTTAGGCTACCTAATAGTGACGGTGTTGTAGAAATCCAAACtgatagggacattttggaactttcacaaagttttgaaaatggaaTACTATTGAAATCTATGagccgtttggattggcttataagttgcctaTAAGTCGTATTgtatattgattttttttgagtgtttgtttGGTCAAtggatgatgcttattgtttaagccattttgtgcttaaaataagcccaaaaaattaattggtttgtttggcttaacttatctaaagctaatgttgatacgaatcctTATGTCGTTTTCGGTTTAGCTATAAGTCgcttttttaagcccatccaaaatGGGCATATGTATGTCTATCACGTTATAACGGCTGATAATTTTAGATAATTTAGATGGTCTCATTGCTTTGTTGGACTACACTAGGCCCAATGAGGAATCTTTTGCTGCTTTTAATAAACAAAGGGATAGGGGTATTCAAGAAGGGGATGAGTCTGCTTTTAATAAAGAACCAGCAACTACCGTTAATATTGAACCAACAACTACTAAAACTGGCTGCACCCGTCGAACCAACGATGATTTGCCATAATGTAGCCGAAACTTCTCTACAAGATCTCAACCTGCGCTGATGCCGAAAGCCATGATACGCCGATGCCGATGATGACCCATTAAGTAGTGAATTTCCTATTCTTGAATCTGACTAATCCACCGACCTAAGCTCGAACCATGTAGCTATCGAAACTTCGCGGATCTCAACCGGCATATGATCgaaacgatgatgatgatgtatgatgacccATTAAGTAGTGAATTTCTTATTCTTGAATCTGACCAATCCATGGTAATTCGACCAAGCTGAACTATTTAGCGAAGATGATGCTGAACATGAAAGTGATGACGTTCATGAAGAGTGCATAAATTTGAGGGCTGAAAGGAGGTCATATCATAAGAGAAAACGAAAAGAAAGAATACCAAATGACCCTGGAGAAATTCTTGTTGGTGAAATTGGTCCAGATCTGGACTTTGATGAAAGTGGTGCTCCGGCTACTCCTAATACAAGCTTGAAAGGTAAGGTTTTGGATGAGCCGAGTGTATGTCGAGTTTTGGATGCATATAGTGTTGAATCTAGATACTAGATAATGAGTCGTAGGTCTAGGAGGGCTAGAGAAGGATAATTTTTGACAAAACTGTTGAAAAAGTGATGTGGGAGTTGGGGATGGTTTTTAGGATGTGAATGAGTTTAGGGACGCTGTTACAAAATACTGCTGCATCATCTCAACCAAGCTTTGGTAATGGACCGAGTGACTTTGTTGTATCAAGTGCTGCACCTAAAACAAGAACCAAGACTAATGCTGATGCACCTGCAAGAGCTAGGGGCAGGCCAAGAAAGCCAACTCCAACTTCTGAAGCACCAGCAAGAGCTGAGGGAAGGCTAAGAAAGTCAACTCCAACTTCTTAAGCACCAGTAAGAGCTAGGGGAAGGCCAAGGAAGAATCCATTAACTTCTGATGCACCACCAAGAACTAGGGGAACGCCAAATACTTTTAATGTACCAGCCAGAGCAAGTGCAATGCCAAGAAGTACTTCTCAAGCACCAGCAAGAGTTATGGGAacaaggaggacaaccattacTTTTCAATGGTTTGAAAATGCAACAAGTCATGCTGCACCTGTTGCACCCAATGCACCTGGTCAAGCTGCTATTTCTCAGTCTAATGTGAGTTAGGCAAGACCAAGAAAAACCTCTTAAGCTTCTAGTGCAACACGTGTTGACAATGAAAGAGGAAGAACAACCCCTTATAAAAGGCCTAGGACAGTTGTTGTTGCAGAAAATAGATTTACAACCTACAATGTAAGTGTATAAAATATAGGGTAAAGTTTTTATTTTGCTAGTGAGTTTACTAACTATAAACAACTATTTTTCTTTGTCTACATATGGCTAGTAGTAGGAAAATAGGTGTTGGTCCAAGAAAGCCTATAAGGTCAGCTGATGTTACTGGGGACCTTGGTCACAAAGCAAGGACTAGAGTGAGATGGAAGGGCAAATCAAGAATGACATCAAGCCTTGAAAAGATGAgggtaaagaaaaggaaaaaagtgacAGCAACCCAGAACTCACAAACAAAGGATCCATGGAAGTAGTGTTAATATGTTGGTAGTTTCTAGAACAAGCTACTGTAGTTGGCAGTTTTTTGATAACAAACTAATGTAGTTATGGCTTAAGATGCCTGTTTTGTGACATTATGCTACTGCACTTGAATGTTGCATCATCATGAATGTGATGCACTACTTTTGTACAAACTTATATTGGTGCACTGGTTTATATATACTAAGGTCTGTTTCTATTATGAAGTTATATTTCTTTTTGTATGAACTTATGTTGGTGCACATGTTTAATGTCCAAAATGTACAGTTTATGGTAATGGTAATGTGGTCAAGCATTTGAACGAATTTAATGGTGGTCGCTAAATACGATCAAGCTTTTGAACGGATTTAAAGGTGGTCAACAACAGCTAAGGTAGTTGGGGGGTAACTGGTTGGTAATTTAATGCAAAACACATTATAAATATAGGATTTCACTGACAGCTCACACTCACAAATCATATAGGTCTTCCAATCTACCTCTTCCTCACACTCTAATAGTATCAAATACTTTTCTAGGCAGCCTCTAACATGAGCCTTAATTCAAAAATGGTTccatattttgagaaaaaattgacCAAATCATATGTTCGAAAATGATGATTTCGTAAGTGTTAATTTCAtcatctaatttattttttattttcaattatttttttaattttagtaaTAACATGTTTTTTTGCAGATCCTTGTAAGTAACATTTTGGAATTCCCCCTAGACACTGACCGTGAAGCtgttgtaattttttaaagagGTGCGTACGACATGAAATACAAAGTTGGTGCACATACGCGCCTTTATCAAGGATGGAAAGAATTTATCGATGCCAACAGAGTGAGGAAAGGGGATGTATTGTGTTTCAAGGCCTGTGACGCTGCTAGTGACCGCATAGCCTTCCTTGTTAATATAAAGCAGGAGATCATAGAGATAGATTAGATTAGGTCTCCATGTTTTCAATTTAAGTAAGGTTTATGTTGGTGCACATGTAACACCTTTGCTTTCTAAATAAAAGGGATTTCATTCATCAACTTCCAACTTAcattaaacacaaaacaaaagaagactACAAAGCACTTCCTAACTTACATTAACCACAACACAAAAGAAAACTACAAAGCACTACTTAActaacattaaccacaacacaaaaaatatttttccaagcaCTTCCTACCTTACATTAAGCACAAAGCTAAAGCATTCAACTATAAACATACAAGAATGACTATGGCAATTGGTCATGACAAGTCTTTGCATATCCTTGCATTAACCAATTGATCcccttatttttcacttttatctCTTTTGAATTTGCAATTTCGGGTCGATTGGTCGCACTTGATTGTTTttccatctccttcattttcttATCACTTGAGGCATATTGTTCTTCCATCTCATTCTCCTTCAACATCTCGGCAATTTCGGAACTTCCATATCCttaattttcttctcctttgaGGCTAATTCTTCGtccatctccttcattttgttCACCAATTTGGAATAATATACTTCgatctttcatcaactttggaAAGATCCCTCCATCGGAAAAATCTACACTTCTTCGAACCATAGTAGGGGCAAGACCAATATCTTCTTCCAGGATTGTTGTTGGACGTAAAGTCTTCAATGGGAGCAAGAGACCATGATTGCAGCGCACCTCGGCATTCAACATTGGATCTTCTTCATTGTCCATACAAAACTTATTCAAATCCAATCTTGTTTCTTCCATAGCTAACCCTAATTTTTAAACAGAAATTTGGGAAAAGAAATTGTAAGAATCCAATCTTACCTCTTCAAAcataaagagaagaaatttgAACATAAGTTTGGGTAAGAATccaatcttacctcaaaatttgGGGAAGAACTCAATGTGGAAGAAGACAACAAGTTCTAGCCATTGTGGGGATTTAAGATTGGATTTGGGTTACTAAAAGACGTTATTTAGATGGCCATGTGACAAATATAGATTGGTCCATTTAGTTTCTAGCTTCACTTACACGCTGAAAGAGAGTAGGCTCACTTGCTTGTCCAGGTCACCACATAAAAgcatcaataatacacaaaaaataagtctaggagggtcataggacccccgcaaagtttaggtgtgttatggcaactttggtcatagtttgagtgtgttttgaacccttttccctaaGGTGTTGGAAtaatgtgaggccttttggagaaaaccgtgcgggctaagcccaaagcggacaatttcacattatgttaagagtatctttgagCCATTTTAGCCCAAAGCGGAGTGTGGCATGGCGCCTGGCTTAGTGCTTTTGCCCGTCTATGGGCCTGTTTATGACCTTTACCCGTAACTTTGAAGACGCATACACAGCCATTGGGCTTCGGTGACCGTAAATACTCTGACGATGTGAGTGACACACAGACATGTTGAATCGCTGACCCGTGAATTATGGTAATGAGTCATGCGGAACTAAGTTCGAGGGGGAGATTTTTTGGGTGTGCggacaaagtaccacattggtagctgaaaagaaaaaggagctacttataaggtgttggatactcttaatgatgtgaggccttttggagaAAACTGTACGGGCTAAGCCCAAAGAgaacaatatcacatcatgttaagagcaTCTTTGGGCCGTTTTAGTCCAATACAACTTGGGTTAGTTTGTCTAGCTTAGTGCCGCACTTGTTCATATGCAAGCACTTAATTAGCTTTAATTAGGTTAGTTTTATCAGAACCATGTATATACACATCAAGTTTTATGACAAAATAGATCCcctatatattttttcttttaggaACTTCTAAACTTCGTGGTCATAAATGACCTTTCACCCATGACCCAACAATGACATATCTACAATTTGTGCCAAGAAGCATTTGGTCTTTTTCCTCATTGCTATATATATCATAGTTTTCTATGCATATTGACAAAGCTGACTCACATGGGAATTCACAATAGACTATTGTACAATGTATAAAACAATACGCGATCATTTCGTGCTGGCAGATCCATACTTGCAAGTTTTCTAGTCTACCTTAAGAGCTGGTTCCTAATTGCCATGCTATTTTCCTGAGCAAGTGGCTTGAagttttatgtcttttttattgGTTTTCTATGGgtataaaacaaaataatatctaaaaaatgaaatatgtatattgaTCAAGCATTTGATTATTATTAGATTGTTATCTATGTGCTAAATTAGGATTCAGGTAGTTCAAAAACCGTGCACATGactccatattttctttttcccaaaGCTGTCTATGCTATTGGAAATATGTAGCTATTAGATCAATTCCAACATAAGCTAATTAAAGGTCTCAAATTCAATCGAGCTCTGGGGATTGAGAAAATCTTGACATGAAGCGACAACTTTTCTTTAAATGGAGACTACGCTACACGAGTATGAAGTTATCGAGCCAGTAAATTTCAAATAGCAGAtggttaaacaaaaaaaatgtttcgaGCAGAAGCTAATAAAGTCTCATACATTGAACCATTTGCACCAACTATATATCCTTCCACGTTGAATTACCCACCTTAAAAGTACAAGAATAGATACGCGGATTCTCTGAAATCTCATTATTAGGCAACTCTTGTATATAATGTATGGTGCATCACCGTCGGTAAGTTAGTTTATGAGTAATTTCATTAACAGTATCTTAATTTTGGAGAGTTCAAATTGACATAGTTTATTATAGTAAGattgatgtccctttttatcATCTTTCATTCTTTCACTGAACATATTTACTAGTAATAACCTATTAACTACTCATAATACATTTTTTGGATGTTATCATACTGATCTGGCAAATTGTTCCg from Lycium ferocissimum isolate CSIRO_LF1 chromosome 2, AGI_CSIRO_Lferr_CH_V1, whole genome shotgun sequence includes:
- the LOC132048162 gene encoding uncharacterized protein LOC132048162, whose amino-acid sequence is MSTMSEISLSSSSPCSWQDHEASISSPLKIQLVSKSVSERLLSKFSDLTEFDFDYSKSGLWSPPFERSHVFLSSPAGQILSRREMAAKLNKVLKRHQRRRRCFNACLCSPKRF